Genomic DNA from Candidatus Bathyarchaeota archaeon:
AGGATTTCACCCCTAAACCTAGTTTAACAGGATCGAGGCGACAGTACTGAGTCGGCGTATACCACAGAAATTTCATTCCAATATGACCTGCCTTCTCTCTGATCTTGGGAAGAAGCTCTTTCAACGTTTCAATTGATAAGGCAAATTCGTCGCTCACTTCAACAGCCTTTCCAGAGTATATTAGGCTGTTGCAACCAAAAACTGTGACACCTAGCTTCTTAAGAAAATCTATAGTGTCCAGAAAATCGGCTGCATTGTGTTTGTTGAGCGTGGTGTTTGTTGTAACATAGACTTGCGTATTCACCGCGTTTTTGATTCCGGCAACGGTTTCTTTCCAACTTCCTTTTACGCCAGTGATTTTGTCGTGAACGACAGCTTTGTGCGATTCTAAGGTTATTTGAATGAAGTCTAACCCTGCGTTTTCCAAGGACTCTATGTACTTTTTGTCCTGTAGTCTTCTTCCATTTGTGATGAGCCCAGTCACTATACCTGTTTCTTGGGCATATTTCAACAGTTCAGGCAAGTCTTCTCGTAAAGTTGGCTCTCCACCCGTGAAGGTGGCAATGAATACTCCAATCTGCTCCAACTTTTTGATGACTTCTCTCCATTGTTGGGTGGTAAGCTCAGAAGTTTTATGGGGGCCTCCAGCATAACAGTGGATACAGTTGTTTTGACATTGAAAAGTTAATGCCAAATCCATTCTTAAGGGGGCAGACAGCGGTTGCGTGAAAGGTTCAACCTGCTTTACGTCAAGATATGAAACTGGACAGACTTCTTCAGTTTGGGCAAGGGTGCTAATTGAAAAAATTAGTTTTTTATGTTCTTCACGAGCAGTTTCCGCCTTTACTCGATAAATTTTCCTGATGTTCTTAACAGCTTCTTCCGCCGACATTCCTTGCATCAAAAAATAGGCGTGAGCTGTTGCGGTTTCGTTTAGATAAAGAACGGTGTTGGCGTTGATGACTAATAGTCCTTGACCACTGGGCTCCACTCGAAGCTGTAAGGCCATCTTGGCAAGATCTCCAACTCCTCTGTACGTATAACGACCAATAGGAATCTTGGATTGTTTGAAGGCTTTCCGAAGGAAATTCAAACGTTACGACCTCCTACCCTGCGCCCCCACCGGCACAGGCGCAAGCACATGAAACGCATGCACAGGCACAAGCACAAGCTGCGCAAGCACATACGCAGCTCGAGCTGCGGTGTGCAGGTTTATGTGATGTCCGCGGAGGTGGAGCCGCTGGGATTATTGCATTCGCGAATTTTTCAAGATTAGCCACAATACTGTTAGATGTATTTTCGACTGCTGTAGCGATGTTGTTGGCAAAGTCTGCCCCTGGAATCTTTGGTGGAGGTTTAGCTTCAGTTGGTGCGTCTATGTTAGGTTTATACGTAGGTCGAGGATGATACTGTTGATAGCCATACCAATACCAGAACCAAAAAGGAGCGGGTTCAAAGACTCGATTCTTGAAAGTTGTTTCGGTTTTAGCACGATGTTGTGGGTCGAGGAGCAGCCATAGGAGTTGTTCATCATATGCTTTAGAAGCTAGCTCTGATGTTCCCGCCTGCTCTACTTGTCTCCAAGCTTTTTCAACTATCTTTCTATAGTAGTTGATTGTGTCGCGTCTACAGTAGCCACGAAGTTTCTCTTCAATCGAGCGTTGCAAAAATAAGATTGTCTCAGCCAACAATTCTTCATCTAGCGTGCCGTCTTTTTTTATCGCGTTTAAGAAATCAATTTCGTAGTATCGAAGTTGTACTTCAGCTAACTCGCCTGGTTTCTCACTCTTAAAGGGCTTCATAACTTTTAACATCACTGAAGGTTTAGTGGCTGTGACCCAAACCGCCCTCTTTTTTAGAAGACTATAAAGAATTTCGGTCACTATCATGTTTGGCATTAAATCCAAGAGATAAGAGGCTTCTACGGCTGTGAGGCCGCGTCTTATACCAAGAGCTTCCATACTCATTATAGGTTTAAGATAAGGTTTCTTTCGAAGGGCAACTGCTACGAGCACAACTACTAAGAACAAAACTATTAGAACAGCGATCCATGGGCCATATGTTTGCAAGAAGTCTTTTTGAACTTCATAGTGTTGAACGAACTCTTCAGGGAATGAAACTCCAAAAGTATATTTCTGACTTGGAGCTAGGTTGTGTCTCTCCCAATAAACGGCGAAGTTGCCATCTTCATAATCAGCGTTATCCCATTCTGCGCCCGTTATCGTCTTAAGGTTGCTCTCCGTGACTCCGGAAGGTGTGACAATTCGGACGCGAAGATTATCTATTCTCACAGGAAACCACGTCGGCGTAAATTGCATTCCCACATTGCCAAGATTCTGTGTGTCTTTCCATATCATGTGTCCCACGTTGGTCGTGAGGTTAAACCGAACGCTTTTCCCAGCGTTAAGATCTTCCACATCAACTTGCACCTTGTAGTCGCCTTGATAGCTCGAATCCACAGCGTCTAATTCATTATTGTTCTCGTCAAAAGCTTGGCCGATTTTAAAGTCATAATTGGGTTGGCCGATTTCAATCCAGTGCAGTACTCCTTCATCACAAACGATTGTGACGTCATAGAGAAGGTCTATTGTTCCATCCTCATTTATCCAGATATTAACCCACTCATGCTCCAGATGGTACACGAGATTTTGAGCTTCCACAGTAAGAACTCCCATTGACAAAACAAGAATTAGAATACAAAACATAGGAAGTTGCAACCTTACCATTTTGGTTCCTCAGCCACCTCAACCGTGTTTCCGCAATAGCTGCAAGTCGCATATGGCACACCCTCTACGATTTTTATCTTATCGGGCTGAATTGATGCTCCGCAATTGGGGCACTTGATAGGAACAGCTTTCATCTCCCCCGACAATTCAACTCTTTGAATTATTTCGGAGGGTTTCTTACCAATGATGTATAAAATGGCTATTACTCCAAACCCTGCTATGAACAAAATAGCAGCAACTGCCAACCTCATAGGAGCATACGCGGAAGCCAGGGCAAACACTGTTCCGAAAAAGAAAAGAATAATTACAACAATAGTGCCAAGCAAAGATTTGGAGTCCATAAAAGAAAACCACGCAGTTCTCATAATTCAACTTTATGTATGCATGGCTCAAAATGTTCACTTCTAAAGTAGAGAATATGCTTCACAATCTTTGAATTCAAGCTTGTTCTTTCATAGAGTCCATAAAAAATGGGAGTTATCGGGTGATATCTCTACTGTGAAGATGTTCAAATCTTTCCCAGCTCACCACGTATTCTCTTAGTCGATTTTGCAAAGAATCTTATTGACTTGTCTAGCGAAGAACCTGTCACTTCTTAAGCTGATTGTTTACTCTGTTTTCTTCTTCCATTTCCAGCACTATTGAACCCTTGTAACCACATTCTTCGCATGTATATTGCTCCGGGAGAAGCCAAAGGTCAAACTTACTCGATAAATGTATGTGGGGGTTACCGCATTTTGGACAATATTTTTTTGCGGGTTTTCTGCGTTTCAGACTGTTAAGTATTTCGCGCAAAGTTCGTAGTCGTCCCAAGTTTTGTTCGCCTTGGGCTTATTGAAGTTCTATGTTTTGCTCCGGGAACCCTAGCCGTATGAGGAATGTTTTGACTCTGTCTCGGTGGTCTCCTTGAAGAATTATTTGGTTGTTTTTTGCGGTTCCGCCGCATGCACAGAAGTTTTTAAGTTTCTGTGCGAGTTGACCGAGGTTTTGGTCTTTGTCATTGATGCCCTCGATTATTGTTGCGGGTTTTCCCCATTTGCGGCTTTCTCGGCGTATTTTTACGCGTTGTTGTTCTTTGCTGATTTCTCCGCATACACATATGTCTTTTGGGAGTCCGCATGTTGGACAAATTTCTGCCATGTTGCTCAAGTAGCTAAAGAATGTTGGCGATATTTAAGATTTTCAATGTCAAGACAGAACTCGGCTAGTGCGGGACTGTGGAACCATGTCGGCTGTTAATTCACTCTTCCGAATTCAAAATCCTAATCCTCATTTCACAGGTTTGATCTTCTCTTTTGAAACCAAAGAAATTCTATGCTCTAAAGCAGAGAAGAAGAACAATAGGTGAACTCGGGTGAAGGAACCAAAAAGCTTGATTTATTTTTCTATGGAAATGCAGAGGATGTTGTTTCCTCTAACTAGAACGCTGCCGTAGTTAGCAATTAGTCGATCGCCCTTGCATTCAGTGGCCCCTTCTAGAATTATGTTCATGTGGCCATCGCATTTCGTCATTGTGCCTTTGTATGTGACGCCGTTTTTCAGTGTTATGGTGATGTGGTTGTTTAGTTGTTTTACTAAGACGTTCAAGGGTTTTTTGCTTGGCTCTAAACTGTTCACGTTGACGACTCCTAGTGAATAGGAGACACAACCCTATCATATAAAAGTTTTATGAAGATTTTATTTTGTTGGAAAGTGTGTGCATAACTCTTAGTCCTTCCTAGAGTTTATTTGGCTCCAAATGGGCAGCTAATAGGCTCCAAATATGGGTGAGTTGCTGATTTTTGGGCGTCTACTACCTACGCATTAATGTGTTCGCGCAAGGCTCTTATGTTGGCATGAATTTTTGTTGAGGATTTTCTTTTAGGGTTTGTTGTAGTTGTTTTACGGTCAAGCCTGTAACTGTGTCTCCGTAGATTTCACATCTGACTCGGCGGTCAACATCCTCTGGGCTACGGACTACGATTTCAGCTTGGTTGTTTGATAGCAAGCTCACATAAATATGGAAAGATTGTCTTTTTTTGCCTTTTTTTGTGACTGCTTGAACCTTGGTCTTCGTTATAGTGTAATTGTTTTTCTGGAGTATTGAAATAATTTTTTGCGGATTTTGTGCGTAAGTGTAGATGTCTATGTCGCTGTTGTGGTGGGCTGTTCCTCGCCACACGCTTCCAACTAGAATCGGATTAAAATTTTTGAGAGTTTGCATTATTTGTAGGGCTTCGTGTCTCATTTGGGTAAGTCTTTCTTGCCTTGTTCTTCCTTCTCTTTCTTCTGCGATTCGGTCAAGTTCTATTGCTACTTCAGCGTTGCTGGGAAGAACATGAATACCTAAAGTTTTTGCAGCGCATAGCTTAGCCTGTTTATACTCCTTTTCTTGTCCCGTGTAAAGCAATTCCGCAGTTTC
This window encodes:
- a CDS encoding translation initiation factor → MAEICPTCGLPKDICVCGEISKEQQRVKIRRESRKWGKPATIIEGINDKDQNLGQLAQKLKNFCACGGTAKNNQIILQGDHRDRVKTFLIRLGFPEQNIELQ
- a CDS encoding ribonucleoprotein; this translates as MNSLEPSKKPLNVLVKQLNNHITITLKNGVTYKGTMTKCDGHMNIILEGATECKGDRLIANYGSVLVRGNNILCISIEK
- a CDS encoding radical SAM protein, whose protein sequence is MNFLRKAFKQSKIPIGRYTYRGVGDLAKMALQLRVEPSGQGLLVINANTVLYLNETATAHAYFLMQGMSAEEAVKNIRKIYRVKAETAREEHKKLIFSISTLAQTEEVCPVSYLDVKQVEPFTQPLSAPLRMDLALTFQCQNNCIHCYAGGPHKTSELTTQQWREVIKKLEQIGVFIATFTGGEPTLREDLPELLKYAQETGIVTGLITNGRRLQDKKYIESLENAGLDFIQITLESHKAVVHDKITGVKGSWKETVAGIKNAVNTQVYVTTNTTLNKHNAADFLDTIDFLKKLGVTVFGCNSLIYSGKAVEVSDEFALSIETLKELLPKIREKAGHIGMKFLWYTPTQYCRLDPVKLGLGVKSCTAALVNMCIAPNGDVYPCQSYFESLGNILRDDWQKIWKHPVALELRSRQYAEPKCKDCPQLHICGGGCPLEPQKDRYLCAEA
- a CDS encoding DUF4269 domain-containing protein, yielding MGIKVSPNYRAGQRRRVTQETAELLYTGQEKEYKQAKLCAAKTLGIHVLPSNAEVAIELDRIAEEREGRTRQERLTQMRHEALQIMQTLKNFNPILVGSVWRGTAHHNSDIDIYTYAQNPQKIISILQKNNYTITKTKVQAVTKKGKKRQSFHIYVSLLSNNQAEIVVRSPEDVDRRVRCEIYGDTVTGLTVKQLQQTLKENPQQKFMPT